Proteins encoded together in one Neobacillus sp. FSL H8-0543 window:
- a CDS encoding DUF2642 domain-containing protein, translating to MHTDFIELKGKKIEVEISGGNFHKGILIDSGLDVIVLYDGRTNSFLYIPFVHIQRLKEITIQEEDTFTTPPSEKPIETDSISFRKILTNAKGMFVQVYVTGNKSIHGYLTSIMNDYFVFHSPAYKSMFISMHHVKWLIPYPPNTTPYSLDNQNLPLKPVSTPLARSFEEQLKKLQNQLIIIDGGDNPEKIGLLQTVRNNKMTLVNANGEILFRNLEHIKTIQLP from the coding sequence ATGCATACTGATTTTATTGAATTGAAAGGGAAAAAAATTGAGGTTGAAATTTCTGGAGGTAATTTCCACAAGGGAATCCTAATTGATTCTGGGTTGGATGTCATTGTTTTATATGACGGCAGGACCAATTCCTTCCTCTACATTCCATTTGTTCATATTCAAAGATTGAAAGAAATCACAATACAGGAAGAAGACACCTTTACTACCCCTCCTTCAGAAAAGCCGATTGAAACGGATTCGATATCCTTTCGTAAAATATTAACAAATGCTAAAGGTATGTTTGTCCAGGTTTATGTAACAGGGAATAAATCCATCCATGGCTATTTAACAAGCATCATGAATGACTATTTTGTTTTCCACTCCCCTGCGTACAAATCCATGTTTATTTCGATGCACCATGTAAAATGGTTAATACCTTATCCACCAAATACAACGCCGTATTCCCTAGACAATCAAAATCTGCCCCTTAAACCAGTGTCCACTCCACTAGCTAGATCTTTTGAAGAGCAGTTAAAAAAATTGCAAAATCAATTAATTATCATAGATGGTGGAGATAATCCTGAAAAAATCGGCTTGCTCCAAACGGTTCGAAATAACAAAATGACTCTTGTAAATGCTAATGGGGAAATACTTTTTCGGAATTTAGAGCACATCAAAACAATACAATTACCCTAA
- a CDS encoding M15 family metallopeptidase produces the protein MKLKKGIGSTLYILLLLVIIFLFYIFSEKKTDDPVPPPAGQHPFVVEQTNQLIKQAADTGIVIVITDDFRSAEDQDQLYEKGRTSDGNIVTFAKGGESYHNFGLAIDFALKTPSGNVIWDMEYDGNENSKADWDEVVGMAKALGFDWGGDWARFKDYPHFQMDFGLTIQDLQNDERPPEDSLPAETN, from the coding sequence TTGAAACTTAAAAAAGGGATAGGAAGTACATTATATATTCTTTTACTATTGGTTATCATTTTCCTATTCTATATCTTTTCAGAAAAGAAAACGGATGACCCTGTTCCTCCACCAGCTGGGCAACACCCATTTGTGGTAGAACAAACAAATCAATTAATCAAACAGGCAGCAGATACTGGAATTGTGATTGTCATTACCGACGATTTTCGAAGTGCCGAAGATCAGGATCAACTTTATGAAAAAGGACGTACCTCTGATGGCAATATTGTAACCTTTGCAAAAGGGGGAGAGTCCTATCATAATTTCGGGCTTGCCATCGATTTTGCGCTAAAAACTCCTTCAGGGAATGTGATTTGGGATATGGAGTATGATGGAAATGAGAATAGTAAGGCAGATTGGGACGAGGTTGTTGGAATGGCAAAAGCCCTAGGTTTTGATTGGGGCGGCGACTGGGCCCGATTTAAGGACTATCCCCATTTTCAAATGGACTTTGGATTAACCATCCAGGATTTACAAAACGATGAGAGACCACCCGAAGATTCCTTACCTGCTGAAACAAATTAG
- a CDS encoding DUF3189 family protein, which translates to MIYIYNDFGGTHTTSIAAAYHLKQLPQSEQKLTTEEILTVKYFNKLTKEDFGKIIFHGIDEEGNSVYTIGRKRNKYVVPALKELTLLLQEKYHFDEKIVLSNTSPTVPIAMSMGGFFSRGLKIDFIGVPLLVKGAKQCCDNIYRLVENTKQVGRTSFNENVIILDNKIYK; encoded by the coding sequence GTGATTTATATTTATAATGATTTTGGCGGGACACATACCACGTCCATAGCTGCTGCCTATCATCTAAAACAACTACCACAATCCGAACAAAAACTAACCACCGAAGAAATATTAACTGTAAAATATTTTAATAAATTAACGAAAGAGGATTTTGGAAAAATTATTTTTCACGGAATCGATGAAGAAGGCAACTCTGTATATACAATCGGTCGGAAAAGGAACAAATATGTTGTTCCCGCATTAAAAGAATTGACTTTACTATTACAAGAAAAATACCATTTTGATGAAAAGATCGTTCTCTCCAATACCTCACCAACTGTTCCAATTGCTATGTCAATGGGGGGATTTTTCTCAAGGGGATTGAAGATTGACTTTATAGGTGTACCGTTATTGGTGAAAGGTGCGAAACAATGCTGTGATAATATTTATCGGTTAGTTGAAAACACGAAACAGGTTGGCCGCACCTCTTTCAATGAAAACGTAATTATTTTAGACAATAAAATATATAAATAA
- a CDS encoding DNA alkylation repair protein, producing MDFEMVMQELEALSKERMKKTYISNGAHEPLFGVATGAMKPLAKKFKNNQPLAEQLYATGNYDAMYFAGVIADPKAMTEDDFERWIKSAYFYMLSDYVVAVTLAEADIAQDVADKWIASGEELKMSAGWSCYCWLLGNRKDHEFSTSKLVSMLDLVEKTIHDAPERTKSAMNNFIYTVAISYVPLHEKAVETAEAVGPVEMKRGKKKPSILLASENIQKELDRGKLGFKRKYVRC from the coding sequence ATGGATTTTGAAATGGTTATGCAGGAACTGGAAGCACTCAGCAAGGAAAGAATGAAAAAGACTTACATAAGTAATGGTGCCCATGAGCCGCTGTTTGGTGTTGCGACAGGTGCAATGAAGCCGCTCGCGAAAAAATTCAAGAATAATCAACCTTTAGCCGAGCAGCTTTACGCCACGGGGAACTATGATGCTATGTATTTTGCCGGCGTCATTGCGGACCCAAAGGCAATGACAGAGGATGATTTTGAGCGGTGGATTAAATCGGCGTATTTTTATATGCTTTCTGATTATGTAGTTGCAGTCACTTTGGCTGAAGCCGATATTGCGCAGGATGTCGCCGATAAATGGATTGCAAGCGGGGAAGAACTTAAAATGTCGGCAGGCTGGAGCTGTTACTGCTGGCTTTTGGGAAATCGAAAGGATCATGAATTTAGCACAAGTAAGCTTGTCAGTATGCTTGATCTGGTAGAAAAAACGATTCACGATGCTCCGGAACGGACGAAATCTGCTATGAATAATTTTATTTACACCGTAGCTATTTCATATGTGCCGCTCCATGAAAAGGCAGTTGAAACCGCTGAGGCAGTCGGCCCAGTCGAAATGAAGCGGGGCAAGAAAAAACCTAGTATTCTGCTTGCTTCCGAAAATATTCAAAAGGAACTAGATAGAGGAAAACTTGGCTTCAAACGCAAATATGTAAGGTGTTAA
- a CDS encoding GNAT family N-acetyltransferase — protein MNQNKFQITPFNHKYAEQTVDMWRDSKELAIGQKEIHSFENHIYFLNHILNKQFQIDLALMDEQVVGMIAYNEREISQLYIHIDFQGIGIGQTLLEKVKAQSSGRLTLYTFEVNENAQRFYEKHGFEIIGRGHENEENLPDIQYEWKSKAIL, from the coding sequence GTGAACCAAAACAAATTCCAAATCACTCCATTTAATCACAAGTATGCGGAACAAACAGTGGATATGTGGCGAGATAGTAAAGAACTGGCTATTGGTCAGAAAGAAATTCATAGCTTTGAAAACCATATTTATTTTTTGAATCATATTTTAAATAAACAATTTCAAATAGATTTAGCGCTAATGGATGAACAGGTAGTTGGAATGATTGCCTATAATGAAAGGGAAATAAGCCAACTATATATTCATATAGATTTTCAAGGAATCGGTATTGGTCAAACCTTATTAGAGAAGGTTAAAGCACAATCTAGTGGGAGATTAACCTTATACACATTTGAAGTAAATGAAAACGCACAACGATTTTATGAAAAGCATGGATTTGAAATCATTGGTAGAGGGCATGAAAATGAAGAAAATTTACCCGATATTCAATATGAATGGAAATCTAAAGCAATCTTATAA
- a CDS encoding DUF1697 domain-containing protein, with protein sequence MIFIALLRGINVGGKNKIDMKLLKQTFEQVGMNDVVTYINTGNIIFTNKSASKTELSCILEEAINKDFGLEIKVVVRSVDDVREIINAIPETWKNDQDMKSDVMFLWDEMDDESVLENLVIKPNIDRVKYVPGAILWSVDTKNITKSGKSKIIGKKLYKQVTVRNVNTARKIYELMQTKNS encoded by the coding sequence ATGATTTTCATCGCTCTTCTTCGGGGGATTAATGTAGGTGGAAAAAATAAAATTGACATGAAGTTACTTAAACAAACGTTTGAACAAGTCGGGATGAATGATGTGGTGACATATATTAATACAGGTAATATTATTTTTACAAATAAAAGCGCATCAAAAACTGAACTTTCCTGTATTTTGGAAGAAGCGATAAATAAAGATTTCGGATTAGAAATTAAAGTAGTAGTTCGTAGTGTCGATGATGTTAGAGAAATCATTAACGCTATTCCAGAAACATGGAAAAATGACCAAGACATGAAAAGTGATGTCATGTTTTTATGGGATGAAATGGATGATGAATCTGTACTTGAGAATCTGGTCATTAAACCGAATATTGATAGGGTGAAATATGTCCCCGGTGCGATCCTATGGTCAGTTGATACGAAAAATATAACCAAAAGCGGAAAATCAAAAATTATTGGAAAAAAGTTGTATAAACAGGTAACGGTAAGAAATGTCAACACCGCACGTAAGATCTATGAATTGATGCAAACTAAAAACAGTTAG
- a CDS encoding GNAT family protein, with the protein MIETERLILREVTTADAADMLSYLSDKNVVKHMGLVPFQTVEDVLDEISWYQSIYNEGTGIRWGITLKDSGKVIGSCGFLNMLSKHNRAEVGYELSKDHWGKGIASEALEAVVNYGFHHFQLERIQALIEPANVSSQKLVERQGFVREGLLRHYEYTNGKFDDLYMYSILKEEINLI; encoded by the coding sequence ATGATTGAAACAGAAAGGTTAATCTTAAGAGAAGTAACAACAGCTGATGCTGCTGATATGCTTAGCTATTTATCTGATAAAAATGTTGTGAAACATATGGGGTTAGTACCTTTTCAAACCGTAGAAGATGTTTTGGATGAAATTAGCTGGTATCAATCTATCTATAATGAAGGAACTGGAATTAGATGGGGAATAACACTAAAGGATTCTGGTAAGGTGATTGGAAGTTGTGGTTTTCTTAATATGCTTTCTAAACATAACCGAGCTGAAGTGGGATATGAATTAAGCAAGGATCATTGGGGAAAAGGGATTGCTAGTGAAGCATTAGAAGCGGTTGTTAACTACGGGTTTCATCACTTTCAGTTAGAAAGAATTCAAGCTTTAATTGAACCTGCTAATGTCTCATCACAAAAACTAGTAGAAAGACAAGGTTTTGTAAGAGAGGGTCTGCTTAGACATTATGAATATACTAATGGTAAATTTGATGATTTATATATGTATTCCATTTTGAAAGAGGAGATCAACCTCATTTAA
- a CDS encoding NUDIX domain-containing protein encodes MENREIGGEIRRYCPSCHFVFWGNSTISVGALVIKNDRVLVVRRMKNPGKGKWTNPGGFVEQRENIETAVIREIVEETGIVAKVNKIVAIADLPGKVRHDMYIVFLLDYVEGEPNPDGVEVDAAKFCTLEELQHLEVANFTKRLIELALQPNRDGFHLTETSSNARTGYRLWAL; translated from the coding sequence TTGGAAAATCGTGAAATAGGAGGTGAGATACGTAGATATTGTCCATCCTGTCATTTTGTCTTTTGGGGAAACAGTACAATCAGTGTGGGTGCATTGGTCATAAAAAATGATCGAGTATTAGTGGTGCGACGCATGAAGAATCCAGGGAAAGGTAAATGGACGAACCCTGGGGGATTTGTGGAACAGCGAGAGAACATTGAAACAGCTGTTATTAGAGAAATTGTAGAAGAAACGGGTATTGTCGCAAAGGTGAATAAAATTGTAGCAATCGCTGATTTGCCGGGCAAAGTTCGCCATGATATGTATATAGTATTTCTGCTGGATTATGTAGAGGGAGAGCCAAATCCAGATGGCGTAGAAGTGGATGCAGCTAAATTTTGCACTTTAGAAGAATTACAACATTTAGAGGTTGCTAATTTTACTAAGAGGCTAATCGAACTCGCTTTGCAACCTAATAGAGATGGCTTTCACTTAACAGAAACCAGCTCAAATGCCCGAACTGGGTATAGATTATGGGCATTATGA
- a CDS encoding cupin domain-containing protein, with amino-acid sequence MMSVVNEKDLEYRFGDSGPKYLLRGPRMNFGIVVLKPGQDFPAHYHNIMEENFFIIEGELEIHIDNEIFHCKKGDLIHVEPKKVHYLVNRGNVDLKANFMLSPYQEKDKVDVDYKPSV; translated from the coding sequence ATGATGTCAGTTGTTAATGAGAAGGATTTAGAATATAGATTTGGAGATAGTGGTCCAAAATATCTTTTAAGAGGACCAAGGATGAACTTTGGTATTGTAGTATTAAAACCAGGACAAGATTTTCCTGCACATTATCATAATATAATGGAAGAAAATTTCTTTATCATTGAAGGCGAATTAGAAATACATATTGATAATGAAATATTCCACTGTAAAAAAGGTGACCTTATCCATGTCGAACCAAAAAAGGTTCACTATTTAGTTAATAGAGGGAATGTAGATCTTAAAGCTAATTTTATGCTTTCTCCATACCAAGAAAAAGATAAAGTGGATGTGGATTATAAACCATCTGTTTAA
- the lsrK gene encoding autoinducer-2 kinase, with translation MEKYLMAIDAGTGSVRVILFNTLGHEVAIAQSEWTHKEDERYPGSMDFDITKNLSIITKLIKETISKSKVNPMDIVSLSTTSMREAIVLYDEQGKELWACANVDSRSNNEVNNLYNQSNTIESEIYSVSGQTFSLGAIPRILWVKNNLPEAYQKIKYVTMLNDWITYRLSDVISVEPSNGCTTGLFDIKKRVWDTEIARKVDLREDIFPIVHESGTIIGNVTTNMSALTGLSTQTLVVAGGGDAQLGCIGVGVINEGNAAIFGGSFWQYEYTTNDVKIDDQCRVRINCHAVPNTWQYEAIAFFPGLVMKWFRDSFCELEKYLQEQTGDSIYAQMEKKARSVPAGSNGMLCTFSDQMNYSSWKHAAPGFINFKLDSEKFNKASFYRAIMENAAFVTKGNIELVNDLTNTSPESIIFAGGASKSELWCQIVSDVLNKPIKVPVVKESTALGAAICAGVGAKVYNDFDDAISKVIKFEKTYYPNHENKVVYEDLYKNWKAIYKNQLELADNGLTEHMWIAPGIK, from the coding sequence ATGGAAAAATATCTAATGGCGATTGATGCCGGAACCGGTAGTGTTAGAGTCATCTTATTTAATACATTGGGACATGAAGTGGCTATTGCACAATCCGAGTGGACCCACAAAGAGGATGAAAGATATCCAGGCTCAATGGATTTTGATATCACAAAAAATCTCTCAATCATCACGAAATTAATAAAGGAGACTATTTCCAAAAGCAAGGTAAATCCAATGGATATTGTTTCTCTTTCAACTACCAGCATGAGAGAAGCCATTGTTTTATATGATGAACAAGGTAAGGAACTATGGGCTTGTGCAAATGTAGATTCACGTTCGAATAACGAAGTTAATAATCTATATAACCAAAGCAATACAATAGAATCTGAGATTTATAGTGTTTCAGGTCAAACCTTTTCTTTAGGCGCCATCCCAAGAATTCTTTGGGTGAAAAATAATCTCCCTGAAGCGTATCAGAAAATTAAATACGTAACCATGCTGAATGACTGGATAACCTATCGTTTATCCGATGTCATTTCAGTTGAACCATCAAACGGCTGTACAACAGGTCTATTTGATATCAAGAAAAGAGTGTGGGACACAGAAATTGCTAGGAAAGTAGATCTTAGAGAGGACATTTTCCCTATTGTTCACGAAAGTGGGACCATTATTGGAAATGTTACCACAAATATGTCAGCGCTTACAGGTCTAAGTACCCAAACACTCGTTGTTGCAGGTGGTGGCGATGCCCAACTAGGATGCATTGGTGTCGGTGTGATTAATGAAGGAAATGCCGCTATTTTTGGCGGGAGCTTTTGGCAATATGAATATACTACTAATGATGTCAAAATTGATGATCAATGCAGGGTAAGAATTAACTGCCACGCTGTACCAAATACTTGGCAGTATGAAGCGATAGCCTTTTTTCCTGGCTTAGTAATGAAATGGTTTAGAGATAGTTTCTGTGAGCTTGAGAAATATCTTCAAGAGCAAACGGGCGATAGCATTTATGCCCAAATGGAAAAAAAAGCTCGAAGCGTACCAGCAGGTAGCAACGGAATGCTCTGTACATTTTCTGATCAAATGAATTATTCCTCTTGGAAACATGCTGCTCCAGGTTTCATCAATTTTAAACTAGATTCTGAGAAATTTAATAAAGCTAGTTTTTATAGAGCAATTATGGAAAATGCTGCCTTTGTAACAAAAGGAAACATTGAATTAGTTAATGATCTAACTAATACTTCACCCGAGTCAATTATTTTTGCCGGTGGCGCTTCAAAAAGTGAGTTATGGTGCCAAATTGTTTCCGATGTACTTAACAAACCAATAAAAGTCCCTGTTGTTAAAGAATCAACTGCTCTTGGTGCAGCCATCTGTGCAGGAGTTGGTGCAAAAGTTTATAACGATTTTGATGATGCTATTTCAAAAGTAATTAAATTTGAAAAAACGTATTATCCAAATCATGAAAATAAAGTAGTTTACGAGGATTTATATAAAAATTGGAAAGCTATATATAAAAATCAACTAGAATTAGCAGACAATGGTTTAACTGAACATATGTGGATAGCACCTGGAATAAAATAA
- a CDS encoding sugar-binding transcriptional regulator, translating into MTYENDLIVKIAWQYYIEGLTQNQISESLNLSRMKVIKYLEIAKTNNVIQFKINLENMDNLNLQNRIKEKYNLKDVYIVPASDQKKVESLPIAAAQYIEDRITSDTMISIGYGEAVSKTMGHLRISTKYKVTFVSLSGGVKFYMPTAIDTRSDYYTNPNYNHYIVPAPLIVSSKDIADHLLAEMPVKKILAMIPYSNITVIGIGALNDQATLVKEGYLNTNDFEILKTRGAVGDLLSQFYDINGEILDLDFHKKLISTEIDVLKSLNNVIAVAGGIEKKTAIIGALKGGYIDVLITDELVAQTLV; encoded by the coding sequence ATGACATATGAAAATGACCTAATTGTAAAAATTGCTTGGCAATACTATATAGAAGGATTGACTCAAAATCAGATATCAGAATCGTTAAATTTATCTAGAATGAAAGTCATTAAGTATCTTGAAATTGCTAAAACAAATAATGTCATCCAATTTAAGATTAACTTAGAAAATATGGATAATTTAAATCTCCAAAATAGAATTAAAGAAAAGTACAATTTAAAGGACGTTTATATTGTCCCAGCATCCGATCAAAAAAAGGTTGAAAGTCTTCCCATTGCTGCTGCTCAATATATAGAAGATAGAATTACAAGCGATACGATGATAAGTATCGGTTATGGTGAGGCTGTATCGAAAACGATGGGCCACTTACGAATATCTACTAAATATAAAGTAACTTTTGTATCTTTATCTGGTGGTGTAAAGTTTTACATGCCTACTGCAATTGATACCAGGTCAGACTACTATACCAATCCAAATTACAATCACTACATTGTCCCAGCACCATTAATCGTATCTTCAAAGGACATTGCAGATCATTTACTAGCGGAAATGCCTGTAAAAAAAATATTAGCAATGATTCCATATTCCAATATAACAGTTATAGGAATTGGTGCACTTAATGATCAGGCAACCTTAGTGAAAGAGGGTTATTTAAATACCAATGACTTCGAAATTTTAAAAACAAGGGGAGCTGTTGGTGACCTTCTAAGTCAGTTTTACGATATAAATGGGGAGATTTTGGATCTAGATTTCCATAAAAAACTAATTAGTACAGAAATTGATGTATTAAAATCACTTAACAACGTTATCGCGGTTGCCGGTGGAATTGAAAAAAAGACTGCCATTATTGGTGCACTTAAGGGGGGATACATCGATGTATTAATTACAGATGAATTAGTTGCCCAAACATTAGTCTAA
- a CDS encoding sugar ABC transporter ATP-binding protein → MPKPRELVKLENIQKSFNQNKVLKGVSLEISESEVVSLIGGNGAGKSTLMKILTGVYKADEGNVIINGKQVVNFNPSQAHEKGIYLVPQEPLLFPNMTIERNLTIGFSNNKVEVRAKAKGLIDQLGWDLDLNRFALSLSIAEQQQVEIIKGLLRDAKVLILDEPTSSLTFAETESLFKLIEKLKASGVGIFYITHRLDEVFQISTHAVILRDGKVTLKGNINDFTKDMLIKGLLPLESERDSNDTFKKEFSDRSKEEPILKVTNLTGDGFKDINFDVYKGEVVGLAGLVGAGRTEIAEAIYGINKVKSGKVYLHGKDITDLSARETIESGLAYIPEDRFLNGIFSISSISSNVTAQIIKKRRFFLDKKFEKEVTDEYVDKLSIKISSHDDEIKSLSGGNQQKVVIARILSTNPKLIIMDEPTRGIDAAARGDIYSIITQLKEQGYSILLISSDLEEIERISDRIYAIYRGKCIARLGFDEINATNVMKAAFGTYEGSEKYV, encoded by the coding sequence ATGCCCAAACCGAGAGAATTAGTGAAATTAGAAAATATCCAGAAATCATTTAATCAAAACAAAGTCCTCAAGGGTGTTTCATTAGAAATTAGTGAATCAGAAGTGGTCTCATTAATTGGAGGAAATGGAGCGGGAAAGAGTACATTGATGAAGATCCTTACCGGAGTCTATAAAGCTGATGAAGGAAATGTAATCATTAATGGGAAGCAAGTAGTAAATTTTAATCCTTCCCAAGCGCATGAAAAGGGAATTTATTTGGTTCCACAAGAACCATTGCTATTTCCAAATATGACCATTGAGCGAAATTTAACGATTGGCTTTAGTAATAATAAAGTCGAAGTAAGGGCGAAAGCGAAGGGTTTAATTGATCAATTGGGATGGGATTTAGATTTAAACAGATTTGCCCTTTCATTATCGATTGCGGAGCAACAACAAGTTGAGATCATTAAGGGGCTCCTTAGAGATGCGAAGGTTCTAATATTGGATGAACCTACCTCGTCTTTAACATTTGCAGAAACTGAGTCATTATTCAAGTTAATTGAAAAGTTAAAAGCCTCAGGTGTAGGTATCTTTTATATAACCCATCGATTAGATGAAGTCTTTCAAATTTCAACACATGCGGTTATTTTAAGGGATGGAAAAGTAACTCTTAAAGGAAATATTAATGACTTTACAAAGGATATGTTAATTAAAGGGTTATTACCATTGGAAAGTGAACGGGATAGTAACGATACGTTTAAAAAGGAATTCTCGGATCGAAGTAAGGAGGAACCTATTTTAAAGGTAACCAACTTAACTGGGGACGGATTTAAGGATATTAATTTTGATGTATATAAGGGTGAAGTGGTTGGGCTTGCTGGTCTTGTTGGAGCAGGCAGAACCGAGATTGCTGAAGCCATTTATGGAATAAATAAAGTGAAAAGCGGAAAAGTCTATTTACATGGCAAGGATATAACGGATTTATCTGCTAGAGAAACAATTGAAAGCGGTTTAGCCTATATACCCGAAGATAGATTTTTAAACGGGATTTTTTCTATAAGCTCTATAAGTAGTAATGTTACAGCACAAATAATAAAAAAACGCCGGTTTTTTCTTGATAAAAAATTTGAAAAAGAAGTCACAGATGAATATGTTGATAAATTAAGTATCAAGATTAGTAGCCATGATGATGAAATCAAATCATTATCTGGAGGGAACCAGCAAAAGGTAGTTATAGCAAGGATCTTATCAACAAATCCAAAATTAATTATTATGGATGAACCAACTAGGGGAATTGATGCTGCTGCAAGAGGTGATATCTATTCCATTATTACTCAATTGAAGGAACAGGGATATTCGATTCTACTCATTTCATCTGATTTAGAAGAGATTGAAAGAATAAGTGATCGAATCTATGCAATTTATCGAGGGAAATGTATTGCTAGGTTAGGATTCGACGAGATTAATGCAACAAATGTTATGAAAGCAGCTTTTGGCACGTATGAAGGAAGTGAAAAATATGTCTAA
- a CDS encoding sugar ABC transporter permease: MSKIIGFMKHREFRTVAFLIALFLIVGLVNSDFISIGNIQNSLKNSLLYIVLAVGMSFVLLTGNIDISVGGVVGLSAAVSGMIIRDGGSIILAVIAAIAIGAFIGLINGLGVTKLKISSFIMTLGMNEIVRVIQVIYTDGQWVENLPETFKKISQLSFLGINSLAIIVIAAVIVVHLYLSNSKSGRYFAAIGDNEDGSILIGIPVNKFKVLSFVISSVCASLAGLIFASQIGFISTTAGLGIEMTVIAAAVLGGVSLSGGIGSVIGASIGAIIMTSINSALVFLKVPAFWNAAISGSLLIIIVVTDVLIARRANKKAKTERLNARISNLQEEV; encoded by the coding sequence ATGTCTAAAATCATAGGCTTTATGAAGCATCGGGAATTTAGAACAGTTGCATTCTTAATTGCATTATTTCTGATTGTTGGCCTAGTAAACTCTGATTTTATTTCAATAGGAAACATACAAAACTCTCTAAAAAATAGTTTGCTTTATATTGTGCTTGCTGTAGGGATGTCATTCGTCTTATTGACCGGTAATATCGATATCTCAGTTGGTGGTGTTGTCGGTCTAAGTGCTGCGGTTAGTGGAATGATTATTAGAGATGGTGGCAGTATAATTCTAGCTGTCATCGCGGCTATCGCCATTGGTGCTTTTATTGGTCTAATCAATGGATTAGGCGTTACGAAATTAAAAATTTCCTCTTTTATTATGACCCTAGGTATGAATGAAATTGTCAGGGTCATCCAGGTTATTTATACCGATGGTCAGTGGGTAGAGAATCTTCCGGAAACGTTCAAAAAAATATCACAGCTGAGTTTTTTGGGAATCAATTCTTTAGCGATTATTGTCATCGCAGCCGTAATAGTCGTTCATCTGTACTTATCTAATAGTAAATCAGGAAGGTATTTCGCAGCCATTGGTGATAATGAGGATGGATCGATATTAATCGGAATACCTGTAAACAAATTTAAAGTTTTATCCTTTGTTATTTCTAGTGTATGCGCTTCCTTAGCGGGGTTAATTTTTGCAAGCCAAATCGGATTTATCTCTACCACTGCTGGGTTAGGGATTGAAATGACTGTCATCGCTGCAGCTGTTCTCGGGGGAGTATCACTTAGCGGTGGTATAGGGTCCGTAATCGGGGCATCTATTGGAGCTATTATTATGACATCTATCAACTCTGCACTCGTTTTCTTAAAAGTACCTGCATTCTGGAATGCTGCAATATCAGGTTCTTTGTTAATTATCATTGTCGTTACGGATGTACTTATTGCTCGCCGAGCGAACAAGAAAGCAAAGACAGAAAGATTAAATGCAAGGATTTCAAACTTGCAGGAGGAGGTGTGA